The proteins below come from a single Ovis canadensis isolate MfBH-ARS-UI-01 breed Bighorn chromosome 23, ARS-UI_OviCan_v2, whole genome shotgun sequence genomic window:
- the MC2R gene encoding adrenocorticotropic hormone receptor: MRHILNLYENINSTARNNSDCPAVILPEEIFFTVSIVGVLENLMVLLAVAKNKSLQSPMYFFICSLAISDMLGSLYKILENVLIMFRNMGYLEPRGSFESTADDVVDSLFILSLLGSICSLSVIAADRYITIFHALQYHRIVTPHRALVVLTVLWAGCTGSGITIVTFSHHVPTVIAFTALFPLMLAFILCLYVHMFLLARSHARRTSSLPKANMRGAITLTVLLGVFIFCWAPFVLHVLLMTFCPADPYCACYMSLFQVNGVLIMCNAIIDPFIYAFRSPELRVAFKKMVICNWYQ; this comes from the coding sequence GCTGTGATTTTGCCAGAAGAGATATTTTTCACAGTATCCATTGTCGGAGTTTTGGAGAACCTGATGGTCCTTCTGGCTGTGGCCAAGAATAAGAGTCTTCAGTCGCCCATGTACTTTTTCATCTGCAGCTTGGCTATTTCCGATATGCTGGGCAGCCTGTACAAGATTTTGGAAAATGTTCTGATCATGTTCAGAAACATGGGTTACCTCGAGCCTCGAGGCAGTTTTGAAAGCACAGCAGATGACGTGGTGGACTCCCTGTTCATCCTCTCCCTCCTTGGCTCCATCTGCAGCCTGTCTGTGATCGCCGCTGACCGCTACATCACAATCTTCCACGCTCTGCAGTACCACCGCATCGTGACCCCGCACCGCGCCCTCGTCGTCCTGACGGTCCTCTGGGCAGGCTGCACAGGCAGTGGCATCACCATTGTGACCTTCTCCCATCACGTCCCCACGGTGATCGCCTTCACAGCGCTGTTCCCCCTGATGCTGGCCTTCATCCTGTGCCTCTACGTGCACATGTTCCTACTGGCCCGCTCCCACGCCAGGAGGACCTCCTCCCTTCCCAAAGCCAACATGAGAGGGGCCATCACACTGACTGTCCTGCTCggggtcttcattttctgctggGCACCCTTTGTCCTTCATGTCCTCTTGATGACATTCTGCCCGGCTGACCCCTACTGTGCCTGCTACATGTCCCTCTTCCAGGTGAATGGTGTGTTGATCATGTGTAATGCCATCATCGACCCCTTCATATATGCCTTTCGGAGCCCAGAGCTCAGGGTGGCATTCAAAAAGATGGTTATCTGCAATTGGTACCAGTAG